The nucleotide sequence AAGAGTTAAGGATCTAGAAGTTTCACAAAAGAAATTCGTTCGTTGTACCTTTTCTTTAAACCAAGAATTAAGTGAATTAATTGATGAGCTAATTATCAAAAGTAATAACGCTCGTGTTAACAGATCTAGTATTGTAAGAATAGCTTTAGAGTCACTGGCAGAGCAGAATTTAGAAGATTTTAAGCAGCTGATTGATAAAAGTTTTAAATAAAATAGGGGGGGATAAAGTGGAAAGTGGTCTATTCAGTTAAATCCGTGGGTAATCCTCCCATAAATAAATAACCGAAGTTAAAAGTAGAGGTTAAGCAGCCATTAAAGATAACTTTCCTTTGTTAGCTTGGTGTGGTCTTTCATGATTGTAATGCCACAGCCAATCAGTTACGTAATCCTAAACTTCTTCCAATGTATCAAACAAATGCTTGCTCAGCCAACTATAGTTGATTATAAAATTGAGTAGCACAGTAAAATCCTTATGAAATGGTATCTTACGAAAATATTTGGGTGCTATACCTTTTAGAATTCAGCTATATAACGTATGGTCCGATTATAGCGTTCAATATACGCATTCTGCTGTGGTTTACCCGGTTGAATATATTCAATACGAATACCGTGCTCAGTAGCCCAGCGCACAAATTCGTGACTGATAAATTCGGGACCATTATCGCATCGGATCACTAATGGTTTTCTCTCTACTCCAGCAATTGATTCAACGTACGAATAATCCTGATTGTGGGCAATGAGAACCCTGACTCAATGGCTAGGCCTTGGCGGCGGTAATCATCAATCACATTCAATAATCGAAACTTGCGACCATCGGAAAGCTGATCATGTATAAAATCTAATGACCAAACCTGATTTTCTCGGATTGGTTCTTTCAATGGTTCAGGTGCATGCCGTTTTAGTCTTCTTCTCAGTTTAATACGCAGATTCAGTGCCAACTCACAGTAAATGCGGTAAGCTAAAGCCAGAGTGGTGAGCGATCATTCCCTAGCTTACCATCAATTAAGCGAATCCATTTGGATACAAGATTTGTATTCAATCCATGTTGCAAAGCGACCGAAGCAATTGAAACGGCACTGTTGCAAATAGAGATTTGAGTCGATGATGTTTCCTTTAAAAAGTACTTAGAGACCGAAAACCCTGTTGATTAGACACACTTCACCCTGAGGCTGACCATAATAAAATGACGATGCTTGTCCTTTACGTAGTGCACGCATGACTTCAATACCTTTAATTGTGGCATAAGCCGTCTTCATAGATTTGAATCCTAATGTGGCCCTGATGATCCGCTTTAGCTTGCCATGATCACATTCAATCACGTTATTTTTATACTTAATCTGCCTGTGCTCAAGGTCTGGTGGACATTTACCTTCCCGTTTTAACCGTGATAAAGCACGTCCATATGTGGGTGCTTTATCCGTGTTGATCACTTGTGGAATTTGCCACTTCTTCACATTATTTAAAATTTTTCCAAGAAAACAATATGCTGATTTGGTATTACGTCTAGAAGAAAGATAAAAATCAATGGTATCGCCACGTTGATCGACTGCACGATACAGATAAGACCATCGTCCATTCACTTTTACATAGGTTTCATCAATATGCCACGAGCTCAGATCTGTAGGATTACGCCAATACCAGCGTAAACGTTTTTCTATTTCAGGAGCATAACGTTGAACCCAACGGTAAATAGTCGTGTGATCAACATTCACACCCCGTTCGGCCAGCATTTCCTGCAGTTCACGATAGCTAATGCCATATTTACAATACCAGCGCACAGCCCAAAGAATGATTTCGCCCTGAAAATGCCGACCATGGAAAGGATTCATATGCTGCACCTTTAGCTAAAACAGTCTTCAGCTTACCATTCGTGGTTATTTGCAACAGTGCCATTGAAACGTCCGGGGCCTTACAAGCCTGAACGATCTGCTGTTTAAATTCAGCACTGTATGTTCTTCGTTTTTTCGCAAGAGATTCGATGGATGTCTGATTATTTGTAGTGATAAATTTAAGTCCCTACTTGTTTTTAAGTGGGGACTTAAATTAAGGCTTATAGGATGAATTCATAAGGTGTGTTCAGCGGACTTCTTACAAAAGAAATAACGAAAAAATAGTTAAATTAACTTTTCAGTATTAATTTGACTAATTTTAATTGCTATTGAATAAAATTCGATTTAAATACAATTTTTTAGTGATTAAGTCTAACCCAGATATTTCTTTTTTTAAATCACATTTAAAAGTAATAATTTTTTCCCCGTGGTCTACAGTGTAGCTAAAAATTAAACCATTATGTACTTTATAGTATTTATTACCGATATACTTGTATCCAAAAAAATGAAATGAAAGAACGGAGTCACAAAATATTTCTAACATCTTAGAATTATTTATATTAATAAAAGAGACAGTAAAGCTATCCGATGAATTGTGAACCAATTTATGAAGAATATTAAGAAGAAATGTATTGTATAGTTGCGAAGATTTCACTATTTAACCTTATTTAAAGCACACGAAAAACACGTAAAAAACGAGTTATCCTTTCATGTCTTTAAATAAGAGTGACTTTCTCCCGCTAGCCTTAATTCTAGCTAACCAACTAGTCTGTTATAAAACTAGGGGGCTATTGATTTTATAACTCAATAAAGATGAAAAATCTAGTTTTTTTTAGAAAATTATTCATTCTTCCTGAATTCTATTTAAGAGTATTAGAAACCAAAATCAAGGCTATCATTTGTATGGTTTAGACTCTTAGAATTTTTGTCTAATGTTGTAGATTTCTCTTTATTGATGAGGTCTGTTTGATCTTCTATAGTTGGTGATGTTGGAGGAGAATTAGGAATAACAGTCTTGTACTCATTTATTTGGTGCACAATATTGTGATCTATCTTGTCGGTCGCTGAGCTTTCAACTTGACGATCTATTACTAAT is from Acinetobacter lwoffii and encodes:
- a CDS encoding IS6-like element IS1006 family transposase, whose translation is MNPFHGRHFQGEIILWAVRWYCKYGISYRELQEMLAERGVNVDHTTIYRWVQRYAPEIEKRLRWYWRNPTDLSSWHIDETYVKVNGRWSYLYRAVDQRGDTIDFYLSSRRNTKSAYCFLGKILNNVKKWQIPQVINTDKAPTYGRALSRLKREGKCPPDLEHRQIKYKNNVIECDHGKLKRIIRATLGFKSMKTAYATIKGIEVMRALRKGQASSFYYGQPQGEVCLINRVFGL